The nucleotide sequence CATCTACAGTAAAGGGCCTCCCTCCAGTTTATAAATCTACTGTGTAGGGGCCTCCAAGTCTGGGAAGAGAAAAGCACCAGTCTCTATAGTCTTGTCAATACAGCATCGCTTCTCTCTGCGCACCACTCAAGCAATCAGGCTTTATTACCATCCATCAAAAACACACCGTCTGATCCTATCATTCTTGTGCcttttgtgaaacatttttgtgtACAAAGCTTTAAACGTCCACAGCAGTGTTTGATCAGAACTTTAGAGGACAACCAAATTAGAAAATGAGTAGGGCTAGTCAGTCAGTGGAAGGGAGCCAGGATTCAACATACATCATTAATTGCCCTCAATCATAAGATTAAATTTGTGAATGACTTAAAATTTGATAGGAAAAGCTTTGGACCAACAGAGGATTAGGGCCTTGAAAGTTTGTGTGATTAAGATGACATAGCACCTTAAACACTTATCTTAATTAAATGCGGTTTAATGCCCAAGTAATCTGGGTCAGATAAGgctaatgttgtaaataaagCAAGAAACACGAAGTTgtgaaatatttcaattaattattttctagTCTTCATTTAAACTAAATTAATCAATGCTACTGACAAACACTCCCTCCTGTCATTTAAACTAAATTAATCAATACTATTGACAAACACCCCCTCCTGTTAAGTCATTGGCACTCAGGCAACCAGAGCAGGTGATCCAGACTGATTCTCAGGCTCTGTCTACTGTAAACCAGGCAATGCACCCTGCATCTAGCCAGGTCCACAGCAGCTCCAGCCATAAGGAAAAGATGCAGAAAACTCCCAGACACATTGTCTGCAACTATTACAACTATTATCCCTTCTTTTCACGTCCCAACAAAACTCCAGAAACTACTCTGCATAcctttaaatgtattacatagGTTTCAAGCAGTAATAACTGACAAGAAGATTATGTTTATGGGAAACATGCCTTTGTCGGGTAaagatatttgtttattttttccaaattcccataaaataacagtgaaaataGAAATGGGGAATCAAATGGAACCTTTTGGCCAGGTcctttttatatacagtacttttCTCTTCGATTGTTCTCTTTTAATTTGACATTGATTGAAACTAACAACCAGTGAGAGGGTTTGTGTGGCTTTCCTGTTATTATGGAGATGGAAGAAGAAATTTTGAtactaaacatttcaaataatataCCTACAATCATTTTAAGTtggtttatttattcaaatagcAAAGATAGCTTGATCCAACATGTAATTTTCGTTATTATTTTGCTGCAACCTCTACAAAACACTGCCAACTCTAACTTAATGCAGCCATTAAACATTTAGTAAATTAAcacttacattttacatagtAATTGCAAAAAGTTTAAATAACATAAGATTATGAGATCCTCTAActtctctttttttattgagaCTGAACAAAATACATTCCATTCCTATTAAGCAGGAGAAAAGAATCATGAATAATACTGGCCTTGTGCTAATGAAGTATAACTTCATTAAGATTTAAGAAATGCAAATCTAAAGCATAAGTGTCACCTTGCAATACTATTGTGGCAATGTCAACTATTTCCTGTTTAATTGCATCTTAATCCCCCCTCCCGGTTCAATATGAACTTAACCTTTTCCATTGAACTCAGTCTAGCTTCTGAAGATAGGGCGCCCTCTGTCAGTCACACAAGCCATTACCATAAATTCTGTACTGTACTTCAAATGCATAATTAGGAGAGACATTTTATCTATAGTAATTCAAAGACAGAAATATTGCCTGCAatcatttaaacattaaaatgtaagaatattgatatataaaataaaataatgtagagtttaacatttacaaatgtttaacATTTGCCAATACTGACCTCAGTATGTTTTCTATACATATCATGGAGAATCTAAAAATATacctgaaacaaaaaacaaatactataaATGCAGTTTATAAAGGCATAATAATTATAAAGATGTTAATGTTATGCAGTAATATTTAATAgttaagaaataatattttacacaattATCAGGTCATCATAagaggaaatacatttggaaatgttaacataCAATCCCTTCATACAAAACTCAGCTTCCTCTTTTGAATGGAAAAGTCCAGTGCAATATCAGGTCTACCGCCTACTGTGCTTCACATTAGCCAATCACAGGCTCTGCCCTCACTGCCCCCAATTAAAAGTTATGCTTTCTCCAGTTAAGAGAGTGcctcctctttcttttcctgTGGCAATGTTCTCTCTTCTCTGGCCAGGGGAAGCCTCCCCCGGCTGCTCTGTACACCTCGTCGTACTCATCGCTGTCAGAGTCATCCTCGGGTGCGGGGAACACCCTGTCTGGGAACACCTCCTTGAGTTTGGAGCAGAAGAACGTCTCCAGGCTGTGCCCCGCTTGGGCCACCTCTGAGTCCGGCTGGAGGAGACACCAGACACCAGACACAGCTCTTTATTTACCACTGCTACCTAAATCAGTacttacaattacattttgggacatctgaaaatatataacataaaatatacaaacaccTTTGCAAACTTGCTCTGAAAACATGGTCATATATGTAAtctatagtggggagaacaagtatttgatacactgcaccttatttgattttgcaggttttcctacttacaaagcatgtagaggtctgttatttttttatcataggtacacttcaaatgtgagagacggaatctaaaacaaaatcctaaatatttgatcacctacctacCACTAAGTATTCCTGTTAGttattctttaagaagccctcctgttctccactcattacctgtattaactgcacctgtttgaactcggtataaaagacacctatccacacactcaatcaaacagactccaacatctccacaatggccaagaccagagagctgtgtaaggacatcagggataaaattgtagacctgcacaaggctgggatgggctacaggacaataggcaaacagcttggtgagaaggcaacaactgttggcgcaattattagaaaatggaagaagttcaagatgacggaaaatctccctcggtctggggctccatgcaagatctcacctcgtgggggcATCAATGGATcaagaggaaggtgagggataagcccagaactacacagcaggacctggtcaatgaactgaagagagctgggactacagtctcaaagaaaaccattagtaacacactacgccatcatggactcaaatcctgcagcgcacgcaaggtcccccttctcaagccagcgcatgtccaggcccatctgaagtttgccaatgaccatctggatgatccagaggaggaatgggagaaggtcatgtggtctgatgagacaaaaatagagctttttggtctaaactccactctccgtatttggaggaagaagaaggatgagtaaaaccccaagaacaccatcccaaccgtgaagcatggaggtggaaacatcattctttggggatgcttttctgcaaaggggacaggacggccgcacagtattgaggggaggatggatggccatgtatcgcgagatcttggccaacaacctccttccctcagtaagagcattgaagatgggtcgtggctgggtcttccagcatgacaacgaccccaaacacacagccagggcaactaaggagtggctccgtaagaagcatctcaaggtcctggagtggcctagccattctacagacctgaacccaaaagaaaatctttggaaggagctgaaagtccgtattgcccagcaaggtctgtatggaggagtaggccaaaatccctgctgcagtgtgtgcaaacctggtcaagaattacaggaaacgtatgatctctgtaattgcaaacaaaggtttctgtaccaaatataaaggtctacttttctgatgtatcaaatacttaaatcatgcaataaaatgcaaaataattacttaaaaatcatacaatgtgatttttgggatttttgttttagattccgtcactcacagttgaagagtatctatgataaaaatacttctacattatttataagtaggaaacactgccgattttgcaggttatcaaatacttgttctccccactgtatatatttatctaCATCACTTACATAATTGAACTTTGCACAGTTCCTGAACATGAGAAAGACATCAGCCACAAACTCCTCAGGCGAACAGTAGTGGTGAGTGCTCTTCTTAATGAGTTTAGCCCTGATCACAGACAGATCCATTGGCCTTTTGATAATCTGATAGTAGTGGCGAGCCTAAGATTCAAAACAATCATTTAATCAGATAGTTGAGTTTTGGCAAAGTAGTGTGAATACTAACAAActgattaataataaaataggtATCACTCACCAGTGGACTAACCGGCTCATGGAAGGGAGCACTTAACATGTTGCTGCAGATCAACAGAGTCAGACGCTCACATTTCTACAGAGAGTGGACAACAGAGTATTGACTGCTTACCATTTTAAGACCTAATGCGTTGTCCAGGTTTGACTTGATATTTAATTTCGCTGTTGATAATGAAAAGCAATGCTTACTCTCAGGTCAGAAGCGGAGAGCCCATGAGGTTTTCCTGAATGTTCTGCAGTCCGCCTATGGTTTTCACAGTCGTACTCCACTTCTGGCTGCTGAAGATCTCTGCACAGCGAACACACCCAGTCACCCCTGAGGCAGAAGACGATACAAAGACCAACACCCGTTATGCTCAACCACAGAAAACATGTACCTAATACTTTTTGATAGGAGGCGGGCTGGTGAGTGGACCTACGTGGGGAAGCTGAGGAGAGAGGGCACATGGCAGGCCAGGTGGAAGACTTTAGGACAACGGTCACAGCACAGCAGGTCTCCTCCAATCAGACACACAGCGCAGAAGTCCTCACTCTCCATCTCGTTGGTCTCTGTCCCAGACAAAGCTTGCTGGGCTCCTTCACAATGCCTCAGCGGACCAGCGTCTGTAGACAATGCCCTCTGGGCAGAAGAGGACTTGAGACTTAGACAGGCTCGGTCAGGTGCCGAGTCCGGTTCCAATGCAAGATCTGGTCCAGATTCTGCAGAACCTTGTGATTCAGGAGGTTGTTCGAAGTCGGATTCCAGGTCAGAATCAGATTCTGGACGTGGTTCAGATGGAAAACTGGGGTCTGAGTCAGGATCGGGTTGTTGGTCTGATTCCATATCGGCCTCTGATTCCACATCAGCATCCAGGTCTTCACCGTTCTCTGATTCCTCACCCTCTTCTGAGCCCACACTAGGTTCTGACTCTGCAGGAGCCTCGTTCAGTGACTCCAGTTCAGCCTCTGATGCAGACTCACCTTGTAGGTCTGACTCCGGATGTGGATCTGACTCCGGATGTGGGTCTGACTCCGGATGTGGGTCTGACTCTGGATGCGTGTCAGACTCTGGATGCGTGTCAGACTCTGGATGCGTGTCAGACTCTTGTTGGGGATCCGACTGTTGTGGGTCAGAGTCCAGTTCAGGGTCAGAAAGTGTTTCCACTTCAGAGACTGACCTTGGGTCTGAGTCAGAGTCAGGTGCAATGAAAGGTTTGGGTGGAGGCGATACAAGATCAGTGGGGGGTACTTGCAGTGTGAGCTCCTTGTGAGGACTGTGTCTTTCATGATCAGGCCAATCACAGATCACTGGAGGTGGGACATTGATAGTCTGTCTCTGCAAGGATTGGGTCTCCAGACACAGGTTGACTGTTGCGACTGCAGCTTCTTTTGATATTCCCTGTAGTCAATGTACAATGTACAAAATAGTATATATACCCTGATTTGAAACACAGCAATTTTGTTCCAACCTAACCTGTTctctgacaaaaaaatatagctATTTATAAGAGttcacttttgaaaaaaaacttgTTTGGACATAATGTTTATTGCAGTTATGAAGTATAGTCTGGGAGAAAATAAGGTTCACAGTGTTGTAGTGAAGCCTACCTCAGTCACCTTGCCTCCCCATTCGCTCTGTGGGACGGGTCCAGACCTTTCTGTTGCTGTGGCTGGCAGAGGGTCACTCTGTCGTCGTCCCTGTGGTGGGATCCGGGACACCAGGATCTTCAGCCTCTCCAAACACACCACTGGAACCTTGGAACTGGAATTCCCAGGTTCCTTCTGAACTCTCCTTTTTCAGAAACAATTTTATgaatgtcattttcatttttattttcacctcTTTTGAAGATTAGTGtgttaaaatagaaaatacCGTTTGTCCTGATTGTTTCTTGATATcctgtatttttcttttacatcataaccATGCGTCTCCTCATACGCATAAATGTAATCTGATAAATTGGAAAAAACAAAATTAACGAGTGTTGTCATCTAATAAGAACACCCAAACTGTACTGCATGTTAATGTTTGTTCATATGACAACCCTTGTCTCATTACCTGGCTCTGTCTTGTAGGAGGTCAAAGGTGACAGGCGTAGACTGGGTTGGCTTCTGGAAGAAGACACAGATCGTAACACTCCATCAGAAGACAGCCTCCTCCGTCTGGGATCCATATAACCATGCTTAtagaaaagaaatacagtaaacATCAACTACTATAGCCAGCACAGacataaatcatattttacatCCAAAGTAAACGTAAGACACTAAGCACaagaccaaaacatttttgccGCCAAATCTGACAGACTAAAAAAGGTAATGTTGCTGGAatgcaaatagaaaaaaatataaatctgtCATCAACCAGAGAAGTTAATGTTTAAACAGTAACACGAACAGCTGTGTCCAATTTATTTGCAATAAAAGCATAGGGACACTTCTTATTGCAGTATTAGttcagtgtttttgtgttttctaccCTCTGCAAAGAATTGGCAATGCCAGGTGTGTAATAAGAACAATGTTTAAAGTCTGAGACAAATCTTTCTActgcatttatatatatatccctTTGAATCTAATTCAAAACTGTCTGCGTCATAAGACAACTTTTTAATCTGACACATTTTTGGAATTTTgctttattttgcaatgttctttttctttgtagctAAATAGAGCATCCTGTAACAGCTTTAATGGAACTTAGTAATGACATGTCTCATAAAAGCTCTGATCAGAAATGTGAACTGTTTTAACAGCCTACACAGCTAGACATGCCTTAAGAGGCTCTCACTAACAATTAAAATAAGTGTCCATTAATTGTCGATTGAAACTCTAATAATAGAATGCCAATAGTAGGGGGTGAACACATTTAGAGAAAAGCATGAACAATTAGCCAATTGCCAGCATTAAACTGTTATCCATGAGCTTCAAGTTGCCATCTCCTTCGCAGCGGCACGTCGCTGTTCCCCCGCCTGTACAGACCATATCATATTAGCCTTAATGGGTTACCTGGTCTGCCATGCGTCCCCTTTCCACGGCTGCTGTTGCTAagctgtgggtgtctgtggaGGGGCTGCGGGAGGGGCCTGCCAGTTCCGGTGGGATGCTTTGAGAACGACTCTTCCTCCCACACAGTGAGCTAGGCCTGCTGCTCAGAGCATCCAACATGAACCCATGGGCTGTCACAGACATCCCCGGTGAAGTGGATCTCTGTCAGGAGACcgacacacaaaaacagtctGCCTCAACACcaagccacccttgactgtAGCTGACTTGAGAGTCATACAACACAGGCGCATCTATGGCACATGGAGACATTGTGGGAGACGTGTGGTGGAACCAGCTTGAGTATGACACGCACAGGACACCACTCAAGAGTCCCAGAGCCCTGTGTGTCTAATTAAAAACACCACCATTTCTAAAAAAGCGCATTCATTTCGGCAAGAGATGGCCCGCGCAACCGCGAACAACACCGCTATTCTACTGATAATGAAGGGCTTAGTTACAACACCAATTATCATATGTAAATCCACCATCAGAAGTGCAGTAGCTAGGCTTCTTTGAATAAGCGGCATTAGCACATCACAGATTagactctctttctctctctctcactccattgGCCTTCCCCTCTCGTCATGATTTCACTAATGCGCGAAGTTTTCCAAAAAGCCCCAAGCAACTGCGTCCCCGTGCTAAAGGTGCCATCCGTCTGACACAGTGCCAGCAGTGGCCTGTTTTCATCAACCATtcgcctcccccccccccccgccgccccCCTTTCTTCTCCTTAATTCTCACTGTGCTCAACACCCACCATGGAGGTTTAGTCCAGCTGACACGGCTCGTGCGCTCATAATTAACACGCAATTAAAACACTTACCTGATCCTCAGCCCTGAGGGGAGGTGTGGAGAAGTCTAAATGTGGAGAGAAAAGCTataaggagggagagagacaagaaTGGGATGTATCTGAGAGAAGGGTACCCAGAGCTGAAGTCAACCTGCCAGCTCCACCAATTCCCAGAGTGTCTAATTAATACCGGGTTAAGTATGTATGTAGCTGTGCCCAGGCACTTTTCTTTTTCACTTTCACTCGCTATGTCTTAGAAGGGCAGAAATGTGCCTCTGTTGTTAGAATCATGGAGGAGGAACATTTTGATAGGGGATCATTCAGTTGCTCAAATCCTGGAACCAAGGGTGCTAATAATAAACAGGAGTCTGTTTTTAGCTTTACTGCAATGCTGCACaaacctttttttatatatttatatatatatatttatttatatcagCATAGCTGGTGCTTTGATTGTGTGGCTCTTTCGTCCCTCAAAATGGAGGCCACTCAGGTTTCAACTGCACCATCTGTTTCCAGAGCAGCTGTCAACCACTGTGAGTGATCATTTGACACAAGCAACGTTATTGCCAGTTCTTTATTAGTTATTAAAGCCTTTCAATCTCTGCTGTATTTACAGTGTAGATATAATATTGAGACAAGATATATTGCTGTCGTCTTGGTTTAAAACAATAACCCAAAGCTCCCTGCAGTTCAATGCGCACTGGGATTGCATTATTACACCATGAGACCCACTTATTGTATCCTATCCTTCCCTTAACACCTAACCATGCTATTCTATGTTGAACTGCCATAATGCGAAACTGAAATAATATATTACAAAGGTCAGTTATATAGTTGGAAGCAACCAAGACACTATTTATCTGCATGACCTAATGGCAAGGTGGGATATTGTGGGTCTAAGAAAGTCTTTCAAGCTAAACAGCTTACTTCTGCAAGTTCAAATGCCTATGGTCTGGAAGTTAGGTCTGAGAGGTGTTTGTGAGGATGAGTTTGTGGTTGACACCTCTGAGCTCAGAGCAGGTGGTAAGGCCAAAGACAATGACTAGAGACAATGTGGTCATTCGGTCACCAACGATGTGAAAGCTAAGTTGTGAAACCCATCTGGTCAAAACAAAttggggccaagcaacgaataCCACAACTCAgactgtctttctctttgaacCAGTAATGACCACCTTACAAAGTTGATATAGTTTAAGCCTTACTGATGTGAAGAAACAATGTTTATCATTGTGTGTTTGGGTCAACTCACCCTGCCGTCTTTACCGGGCTTTGTAACCCTGCCCTCTTGCTGCTCTTCCAGGTGTGACTCCACTCTCAGCTCGGCCACTAGGGGAGCGGAGAGCTGCTGTTGCTGGGCATGCATCTGCTCTCTTCTCTCCTGCTGGAGCCCTTCAGTCAGCACCTCTCTCTCCACAGCTGGCTGCCCAGAGGGCTGATCTTTCCCTCTGCTGGCCTGCTGGCTTTCCC is from Esox lucius isolate fEsoLuc1 chromosome 2, fEsoLuc1.pri, whole genome shotgun sequence and encodes:
- the trim66 gene encoding tripartite motif-containing protein 66 isoform X1 produces the protein MLLPAAVRAALLSTSSSTHQRTHYPTAAMEKHCSECPEPRLAQSLCTFCNKWLCYQCTDLHQHQRATPQCSDLHQRQNPTTPCADLHQRDQRSPSSLPPPESGPGSCARPLLMCNSHRQEPLELFCESCDLMCCSSCHLSAHKNHRLVHIGKALQDQQWLFESLMAQVEDRRSAVESTAKQIEERLHGVKITQRKAENQIKMARMIMMNELYKRANLLIEQLEKISEDFQRRLEDQLQGAIEMCSQLDQVQNFITWATAHHLRNPLLFSRELISLQMQRLLEPPLLSDSWLPVKIKFNWDASYWTKQISTLGQLTAEGGNRSYSEGVACTSILRPQPITCLSLPSMCHGGREQGCAFQSYCQPQMCCLHCIPPQPAVQLNKTQSEPNPYSPRCALSSHSSPSLVLHQSELLRCLGPDSPPPAMLFSTIQSPQQSVLPPAPDPGLLRSSSGSAGIQNPTTALHQPQIESGSDSYAPPAADGVRESQQASRGKDQPSGQPAVEREVLTEGLQQERREQMHAQQQQLSAPLVAELRVESHLEEQQEGRVTKPGKDGRLFSPHLDFSTPPLRAEDQRSTSPGMSVTAHGFMLDALSSRPSSLCGRKSRSQSIPPELAGPSRSPSTDTHSLATAAVERGRMADQHGYMDPRRRRLSSDGVLRSVSSSRSQPSLRLSPLTSYKTEPDYIYAYEETHGYDVKEKYRISRNNQDKRRVQKEPGNSSSKVPVVCLERLKILVSRIPPQGRRQSDPLPATATERSGPVPQSEWGGKVTEGISKEAAVATVNLCLETQSLQRQTINVPPPVICDWPDHERHSPHKELTLQVPPTDLVSPPPKPFIAPDSDSDPRSVSEVETLSDPELDSDPQQSDPQQESDTHPESDTHPESDTHPESDPHPESDPHPESDPHPESDLQGESASEAELESLNEAPAESEPSVGSEEGEESENGEDLDADVESEADMESDQQPDPDSDPSFPSEPRPESDSDLESDFEQPPESQGSAESGPDLALEPDSAPDRACLSLKSSSAQRALSTDAGPLRHCEGAQQALSGTETNEMESEDFCAVCLIGGDLLCCDRCPKVFHLACHVPSLLSFPTGDWVCSLCRDLQQPEVEYDCENHRRTAEHSGKPHGLSASDLRKCERLTLLICSNMLSAPFHEPVSPLARHYYQIIKRPMDLSVIRAKLIKKSTHHYCSPEEFVADVFLMFRNCAKFNYPDSEVAQAGHSLETFFCSKLKEVFPDRVFPAPEDDSDSDEYDEVYRAAGGGFPWPEKREHCHRKRKRRHSLNWRKHNF
- the trim66 gene encoding tripartite motif-containing protein 66 isoform X4, whose product is MCCSSCHLSAHKNHRLVHIGKALQDQQWLFESLMAQVEDRRSAVESTAKQIEERLHGVKITQRKAENQIKMARMIMMNELYKRANLLIEQLEKISEDFQRRLEDQLQGAIEMCSQLDQVQNFITWATAHHLRNPLLFSRELISLQMQRLLEPPLLSDSWLPVKIKFNWDASYWTKQISTLGQLTAEGGNRSYSEGVACTSILRPQPITCLSLPSMCHGGREQGCAFQSYCQPQMCCLHCIPPQPAVQLNKTQSEPNPYSPRCALSSHSSPSLVLHQSELLRCLGPDSPPPAMLFSTIQSPQQSVLPPAPDPGLLRSSSGSAGIQNPTTALHQPQIESGSDSYAPPAADGVRESQQASRGKDQPSGQPAVEREVLTEGLQQERREQMHAQQQQLSAPLVAELRVESHLEEQQEGRVTKPGKDGRLFSPHLDFSTPPLRAEDQRSTSPGMSVTAHGFMLDALSSRPSSLCGRKSRSQSIPPELAGPSRSPSTDTHSLATAAVERGRMADQHGYMDPRRRRLSSDGVLRSVSSSRSQPSLRLSPLTSYKTEPDYIYAYEETHGYDVKEKYRISRNNQDKRRVQKEPGNSSSKVPVVCLERLKILVSRIPPQGRRQSDPLPATATERSGPVPQSEWGGKVTEGISKEAAVATVNLCLETQSLQRQTINVPPPVICDWPDHERHSPHKELTLQVPPTDLVSPPPKPFIAPDSDSDPRSVSEVETLSDPELDSDPQQSDPQQESDTHPESDTHPESDTHPESDPHPESDPHPESDPHPESDLQGESASEAELESLNEAPAESEPSVGSEEGEESENGEDLDADVESEADMESDQQPDPDSDPSFPSEPRPESDSDLESDFEQPPESQGSAESGPDLALEPDSAPDRACLSLKSSSAQRALSTDAGPLRHCEGAQQALSGTETNEMESEDFCAVCLIGGDLLCCDRCPKVFHLACHVPSLLSFPTGDWVCSLCRDLQQPEVEYDCENHRRTAEHSGKPHGLSASDLRKCERLTLLICSNMLSAPFHEPVSPLARHYYQIIKRPMDLSVIRAKLIKKSTHHYCSPEEFVADVFLMFRNCAKFNYPDSEVAQAGHSLETFFCSKLKEVFPDRVFPAPEDDSDSDEYDEVYRAAGGGFPWPEKREHCHRKRKRRHSLNWRKHNF
- the trim66 gene encoding tripartite motif-containing protein 66 isoform X2, coding for MLLPAAVRAALLSTSSSTHQRTHYPTAAMEKHCSECPEPRLAQSLCTFCNKWLCYQCTDLHQHQRATPQCSDLHQRQNPTTPCADLHQRDQRSPSSLPPPESGPGSCARPLLMCNSHRQEPLELFCESCDLMCCSSCHLSAHKNHRLVHIGKALQDQQWLFESLMAQVEDRRSAVESTAKQIEERLHGVKITQRKAENQIKMARMIMMNELYKRANLLIEQLEKISEDFQRRLEDQLQGAIEMCSQLDQVQNFITWATAHHLRNPLLFSRELISLQMQRLLEPPLLSDSWLPVKIKFNWDASYWTKQISTLGQLTAEGGNRSYSEGVACTSILRPQPITCLSLPSMCHGGREQGCAFQSYCQPQMCCLHCIPPQPAVQLNKTQSEPNPYSPRCALSSHSSPSLVLHQSELLRCLGPDSPPPAMLFSTIQSPQQSVLPPAPDPGLLRSSSGSAGIQNPTTALHQPQIESGSDSYAPPAADGVRESQQASRGKDQPSGQPAVEREVLTEGLQQERREQMHAQQQQLSAPLVAELRVESHLEEQQEGRVTKPGKDGRRSTSPGMSVTAHGFMLDALSSRPSSLCGRKSRSQSIPPELAGPSRSPSTDTHSLATAAVERGRMADQHGYMDPRRRRLSSDGVLRSVSSSRSQPSLRLSPLTSYKTEPDYIYAYEETHGYDVKEKYRISRNNQDKRRVQKEPGNSSSKVPVVCLERLKILVSRIPPQGRRQSDPLPATATERSGPVPQSEWGGKVTEGISKEAAVATVNLCLETQSLQRQTINVPPPVICDWPDHERHSPHKELTLQVPPTDLVSPPPKPFIAPDSDSDPRSVSEVETLSDPELDSDPQQSDPQQESDTHPESDTHPESDTHPESDPHPESDPHPESDPHPESDLQGESASEAELESLNEAPAESEPSVGSEEGEESENGEDLDADVESEADMESDQQPDPDSDPSFPSEPRPESDSDLESDFEQPPESQGSAESGPDLALEPDSAPDRACLSLKSSSAQRALSTDAGPLRHCEGAQQALSGTETNEMESEDFCAVCLIGGDLLCCDRCPKVFHLACHVPSLLSFPTGDWVCSLCRDLQQPEVEYDCENHRRTAEHSGKPHGLSASDLRKCERLTLLICSNMLSAPFHEPVSPLARHYYQIIKRPMDLSVIRAKLIKKSTHHYCSPEEFVADVFLMFRNCAKFNYPDSEVAQAGHSLETFFCSKLKEVFPDRVFPAPEDDSDSDEYDEVYRAAGGGFPWPEKREHCHRKRKRRHSLNWRKHNF
- the trim66 gene encoding tripartite motif-containing protein 66 isoform X3, which encodes MEKHCSECPEPRLAQSLCTFCNKWLCYQCTDLHQHQRATPQCSDLHQRQNPTTPCADLHQRDQRSPSSLPPPESGPGSCARPLLMCNSHRQEPLELFCESCDLMCCSSCHLSAHKNHRLVHIGKALQDQQWLFESLMAQVEDRRSAVESTAKQIEERLHGVKITQRKAENQIKMARMIMMNELYKRANLLIEQLEKISEDFQRRLEDQLQGAIEMCSQLDQVQNFITWATAHHLRNPLLFSRELISLQMQRLLEPPLLSDSWLPVKIKFNWDASYWTKQISTLGQLTAEGGNRSYSEGVACTSILRPQPITCLSLPSMCHGGREQGCAFQSYCQPQMCCLHCIPPQPAVQLNKTQSEPNPYSPRCALSSHSSPSLVLHQSELLRCLGPDSPPPAMLFSTIQSPQQSVLPPAPDPGLLRSSSGSAGIQNPTTALHQPQIESGSDSYAPPAADGVRESQQASRGKDQPSGQPAVEREVLTEGLQQERREQMHAQQQQLSAPLVAELRVESHLEEQQEGRVTKPGKDGRLFSPHLDFSTPPLRAEDQRSTSPGMSVTAHGFMLDALSSRPSSLCGRKSRSQSIPPELAGPSRSPSTDTHSLATAAVERGRMADQHGYMDPRRRRLSSDGVLRSVSSSRSQPSLRLSPLTSYKTEPDYIYAYEETHGYDVKEKYRISRNNQDKRRVQKEPGNSSSKVPVVCLERLKILVSRIPPQGRRQSDPLPATATERSGPVPQSEWGGKVTEGISKEAAVATVNLCLETQSLQRQTINVPPPVICDWPDHERHSPHKELTLQVPPTDLVSPPPKPFIAPDSDSDPRSVSEVETLSDPELDSDPQQSDPQQESDTHPESDTHPESDTHPESDPHPESDPHPESDPHPESDLQGESASEAELESLNEAPAESEPSVGSEEGEESENGEDLDADVESEADMESDQQPDPDSDPSFPSEPRPESDSDLESDFEQPPESQGSAESGPDLALEPDSAPDRACLSLKSSSAQRALSTDAGPLRHCEGAQQALSGTETNEMESEDFCAVCLIGGDLLCCDRCPKVFHLACHVPSLLSFPTGDWVCSLCRDLQQPEVEYDCENHRRTAEHSGKPHGLSASDLRKCERLTLLICSNMLSAPFHEPVSPLARHYYQIIKRPMDLSVIRAKLIKKSTHHYCSPEEFVADVFLMFRNCAKFNYPDSEVAQAGHSLETFFCSKLKEVFPDRVFPAPEDDSDSDEYDEVYRAAGGGFPWPEKREHCHRKRKRRHSLNWRKHNF